The genomic DNA AATTTCCATTAAATCATAAATTCCATTAATTAACAAGATCTGCGCCTAAGGACACTAGAGTGCATTGAAAAATCTCAGACCAAGATTTTAGTTGATGTATTTATTGATTTTGACTCCTAAGACATGGCATGATTCTGGCCGTTGCAAGAAGTGGATGCTGCATTTAAGCATCATTGTTAAACTACAGTCTGTCACTAGATGGGATATGATAGTAGATAAGGAAAGGGTCTGATCTGTCATATCAGTACTTGTTTACCAGAAAAATGGGCTGTTATAGTTGTCATTGCTGTGATATGGCAGAGGCTGGTCTACATGAATACCAATGTTCTGTTCTCAGACTGAGACTCCTGGCACTTTGCTCTGAAATCTACATTTAGTCTTAAAATTTCAGCCTGTAaccaggagaggaaggggagttTCTGAATATTTATGGAATTAATTCAAAAGACTTGATTAACTTTAAATTCTATGTCCTTCTGATTTAATTGCAGTTTTATTATTCCTAGACTAAACCCATGGCAGACACAGCCAGGAGAAATCAAACGGCCATCATGGAATTCACCCTCCTGGGATTTGGGGATCTCCCTGAACTGaaaattcttctcttcctgatGTTCCTAGTGATCTACATCACAACTATGGCCGGGAACATCCTGATCATTGCACTAGTTGTGACTGATCAACACCTTCAcatccccatgtacttcttcctggggaacttgtcatgcttggagacctgctacatcTCAACCATCCTGCCCAGGTTGCTGGCCAGTCTCCTAACTGGGGACAAAACCATCTCATTCAGTGGCTGCATCACACAACTGtatttctttggttttctgggaTGTACAGAATGCTATCTCCTAGcagtgatgtcttatgatcggtatttagcgaTATGTAAACCCCTGCACTATTCAGCTCTTATGAACACCAGGTTTTACCTCCAGTTGGCTGCTGGGTCATGGTTAAATGGTTCTTTGGCTACTGCCATCTTTATATTATTCATGTCACTATTAATATTCTGTGGCccaaatgaaattgaccatttctattGTGACTCCATCCCATTGAtaaaactctcctgcagtgacacacaCCTGATCATATTGCTAGATTTCATTCTAGCCTGTGTATTCACTTTTCCTCCATTCCTACTAACCATAACATCCTATGTGTGTGTCATtgccaccatcctgagaatccccTCCACTACCGGGAGGCAGAAggcattttccacctgctcctctcacctcatcgtggtgacaattttctatggcACAATAATGATTGTCTACATGCTACCGAAACGTGAAACACTCAGAGACCtgaaaaaagtgttttctctttgctacacagtcctgactcccctggtaaaccccctcatctacagcctgagaaacagagaggtcaaggaagcCTTATGCAAGGCAGTCAGTAAATGTGGCTTTCACAAAAACATGCAGGGTTTCTGAGATAATTACTTAGcctgaggttttcaaagctgcGTGGATGATTTAAGCAATCAGCCTCCATTAAAATtaagttgaaaagtcccattgAAAAATCTCAGCAGTAAAATGAAAAAGAATTGGAGATGATCAGCATAGCGTTACTAAGACAGTTTTTGTGGTCCCTCACTGTGTCCATGTAACACAACTTATAGGAAATTGCCATTGTGGACAGCTCTGTCACTCTCTCATGTTCAGCACTGATACATACTGTATTATGGTATTTTTCTCCATGGTGTTGGCAGTTCACCCTATGTGAGAAGGGTGTACAGTGTCCGAAACTGCACAGAGCAAACATTGTGTAAGGCACAAAATCCACTAACCATGAAAGTAAATCCCTGGGTACATCCCTGTTCATTGTTTCTATATGTTAGATAATAAAGTCTTGTAATCAAATTCAGAGGAAGTGGGAATTTTTCATAATGTTTCATATGAATAttgtatgtgcctcagtttcccctctggggTGCGTATTTAATTAGGTGTGGGGAAGGACTGTTTATTCTTTGCAGAGATTAAAGACACAGGTATGACTGATGCCTAGCTGCCTGGGGCCTGGGTACCCAACCCATGGAGACTCCCAGAAGACAATGGCCACTACGATTGTCCAAACATTTGCCACCTAGAAACAAATGACCATGGATGGTTCACCCTTAGCAGGAAGCCAGCTGGATGTGAAAAGATGGAGGACAAAGGCCTGGGGAGTGGCAAGGTGGGATTCTTAAGTGTGggctgcaggaggcagggagAAACTTCCGAATTGGGACTACAGAGGGGTCACAGAGCTCTGGGCTTTGAGACTGACCCAGATATAACTTTCCATTCTCTGTGTTAATGAAAAACtttctatgctgtgttccagaCAGCTCATAAACCCTCCTGCTTTTACAAGCCTGGCTGAAAGTCACTCCAGAGTCAGGAAGTCGGGGGTTCATTGCCCCCTTTGGGTGTGCAAGTCTTCCCCATGTGTCCAATTCAGGTGGACTCACtgaggggagctcagagtgaggaGCATGGGTGCTGAAGGATGCTACATTAGGTTCCAGCAGGCAGTGATGCCAAGAGGCCTACCCTAGTGAGCGTGTGACCCTAAGGGGGCTGACAGCCTGAAGGGGTTCTCCCAGGGACTCTTCCAGAGCTGTTCAAGAGCACCAGACATGTGTATCCGTGACAGGATGACTTCATCATGCTTGTAGCTACAGGTAATTTCTTATGCCCCTAAGGACACAATGGAGAATCCAAACAGAGTTCAGGTCAGCGTTGTTCTTTTAACCAGAGAGTGAGGTGGCCATAACCATTGTCCCATCATAGAGTTTCTAATTGGGAACTAGGTGCAGTGGAGACAATTTTAACCAAATTTCTATATACATAAAAAAGCCATTTCAGATCAAAATGAATGTTTGGACAATAAAAATACTAACTCCTGGTGCAGCATAGATGGGGTCGCAAGCCCGGGAAATCTGCCACCCCTGAAATTCTGCTTATTGTCATCATATGCTTCTGCAAATCCACCACCTTCACTGCGCTCACACAGGCCGGATGCAAACAGCCAGGCCCCAGCAATGACCTATGGACACTTCACCAGGAACAGCCTTATAGCTCTTATCTGGGCTAAGCCCGGTTGTGACCAGCTCCAGCAAAGCCACAGCACCAGGATCACCAGGCCCTTGGAGGAGGGAAGTTGGACAAAGAAAGAACTAGGCTCACAAGCCAGGTCCACTGGGTCTGTCCAAACCCAGCAGCAGGTTTGCCAGGCACACATAGAACTGAGGCCATTCCTGGGGTCACGTCTGTCAAACAGTCATTGAGGAGGGACTTTGCATGTggccctgcagggcagaagctgctCTGGTGCCGCCAGCTGCACAGAGTAGTTCAAAGAGAGGGGACCTGTTACATTGAGCATCCCCAAAACTGACTGAAACAAGTGCCCGTCCCTAGAGAGGTAGTTCTCAGGGCATGGTGTCTAATCAGCCCCAGGTGCCTTAGACAGTTCTGCTCTATGCAGGACCCTCTTGTTGGGGTGTGAGGCAACCTCTGGCGAGAGGAAGTGGCTACCACCTACCAATGGGCAGAATTCCTGTGATGCCAAAATGGCAGTGCTGTCTCAGTCACTGGGAGCATGTCAGGGCTtgtgcagagagaaaggagatgGGCACCATTGAGATAGGTAGGACTTCAGCCTGCAGAAACTATTTTCCAAGGGCCCTAATGGAGTTAGGCACCCTAATCTCTTTGATATGGGAGTTGGATGTAAAGGGTACGCTTATGTTCATTAAGGGTGAAATGTGGTTTCCAGAGTGCTCACCCTCCACGCTCCATCATGTCCCAACATGTGATACACCTGTATTCTTGTTCTCATTAGCATATTTGGTAACACTAATGTGTTCCCCGGCCCTTTCCAAGTGTTATCATCACACAGTTTGCCCCCATTATCCACCCATAACCACTTCTGTGCCCTTGGTACAGCGTGTTGAATGTCCTGTAATATAAAAAAGTTGGTGGTTTTTATGAGAGGCTGTGTTGCAGCAATCAGTTGTGCCTCTTTATCTTCCACTGCTGCTTGTTTAGCTAGTTTGTCTGCCTTTTGGTTCCCCTTGCTATAAGGGTCTGTCCCTTTTGTGTGGGCCTTCACTTTTATCACTGCTACTTTGGTAGGTTTCTGCATGACTGCATGAAGTTTCTGCACTATCCCCCCATTTTGTATTGGGGATCCTGTACTTGTCAGGAATCCCCGATTTACCCACAAGTTAATATaatcatgtacaaccccaaacgCGTATCTAGAATCAGTATATATGTTTACAGCATGACCTTCTGCAGCTTCACATGCTGCAACTAACACCTGTAGTTCTGTTACTTGTgccgatgctccaggtaaactgcCATATTCCACCTTCTGCCCATCTTGAGTACAAACGGCCCATCCTGTGTGTCGCTTGCCATCCACATAGGAGGAAGAACCATCCACGTATAGGCAAGGGGCACCAAGTATTTCAGTTTCTTTTACCAGTGGAAGGTCCATGGGCTTTCCTTCAAGGCAACAATGATGTGGGTGTCCCTCATCTGTGGTAGGCATGAGGGTGGCAGGGTGTAGCAATGATGCTCGTTGCAGATGTACCGAAGGTATTAGCAAGCTCGTTTCCCATCGAGTCCATCTTACCACATGGACTGCTGAAGATTTATTTCCTGATAAAATAGCAAGGACAGCGTGAGGCATGACAATATTTACATACTGCACACCAATAAATGGTGAGGCCTGACTTAGGGCCATAGAAGCTCCTTCCACCGCCTGGAGACACGGTGGCATTGCTGAGTGACAGCATCTACTTTAGAAGAGTAGTATGCTACTGGACGCTGTTTGTCCCCGTGTTTTTGCATTAACACTGCTGCCATATGTCCCTCTCTGACATGTGTGTTCAATGTAAAAGGCATTAATGGATTAGGAAGTCCCAACTCTGGGGCAGTACTTAGCCACTGTTTCAATGTGGTAAATGCCTGTTCACATTCACGTGTCCATTCAGTTGCATCATGTGATTCACCAGCACCCTTCAGGAGATTATTAAGGGGCTGGACAATCCATGAATAATTTGGGATTTGAGTTTGGCAGAAATTGAATAGCTCCTACACTTTCCTATCTCTCCTGACTGTAATTGGTCGTGGGCATGCATTAATAGCCTCAATGCGGTCAACAGTTAAATGCTTGTACCCCTTGGATATTAGATACCCCAGATAGGATACTTCCTCCTTTACAATCTGAGCCTTTCTAGCATTACATTTTACCCCACTGTCTGCCAAGTGCTGCAGGATCATTTCGGagggcttgactacactggagagttgcagcgctggtggtgggtttacagcgctgcaacgtagtaactgtccacacctgcaaggcacatccagtgctgcaactccctggctgcagcactggctgtacacctggtctgcttggggtgtaacaattgcagcgctggtgatgcagtgctgctcatcaagtgtggctaCCAAAAGCTCTGTTATTGgcttccagggtattaggaggtatcccagaatgcctgctcacaacaaaccggaagaatggctgaactccgagctcccccgagctgcttatctaaaaaacaaacacagctcctgtttgctggagcgagccacaggaggcaggcaggggaattgctttggaaggttcacagctgtttgcttgaagagagaagtcacacggcagagggggtggggggagtccatGCTAAGCAGCTGCTTACAGAAGGCTATTTAGGactgcataatttgcatttagtgaataagagaggggtgggggaagggctcgaaacttttaaattgattgcaggttggtgatatgtatgttccagtccttagaacttgaaggcagggagctgacagatccaaaaatccacactctctctctccgccacgtttcccctcacccccctcttttgaaaagcacgttgcagccatttgaacactgggatagctgcccacaatgcaccactcccaacagcgctgcaaatgctgcaaatgtgaccacactgcagcgctggtagctgtcagtgtggcca from Gopherus flavomarginatus isolate rGopFla2 chromosome 12, rGopFla2.mat.asm, whole genome shotgun sequence includes the following:
- the LOC127032139 gene encoding olfactory receptor 5D18-like, with amino-acid sequence MADTARRNQTAIMEFTLLGFGDLPELKILLFLMFLVIYITTMAGNILIIALVVTDQHLHIPMYFFLGNLSCLETCYISTILPRLLASLLTALIKLSCSDTHLIILLDFILACVFTFPPFLLTITSYVCVIATILRIPSTTGRQKAFSTCSSHLIVVTIFYGTIMIVYMLPKRETLRDLKKVFSLCYTVLTPLVNPLIYSLRNREVKEALCKAVSKCGFHKNMQGF